The following are from one region of the Anomaloglossus baeobatrachus isolate aAnoBae1 chromosome 1, aAnoBae1.hap1, whole genome shotgun sequence genome:
- the RTN4R gene encoding reticulon-4 receptor produces MQGAKLLLLVTCCIIYKLKVQCCPEVCLCYNEPKITFSCQQQRLTVIPPYIPVQTQRIFLHNNKITLVRATSFTSCQNLTILWIHSNNISHIESGAFYGLTKLEELDMSDNYNLKTITALTFRGLVHLHTLHLNRCGLQDLPPGIFQGLYSLQYLYLHDNNLHFLHDDTFVDLGNLTYLFLHGNKLNSLSENVFSGLINLDRLLVHQNRLDMIHHRTFHDLKKVTTLYLFSNTLTVLKGEVLSPLLSLQYLRLNANQWICDCRAKSLWSWLKSFKGSSSELECYLPPNLAGKDLKKLGINDLDGCANISFHSFKISPFSAKTSLNIEEISDNCCQPATDKSIVAGTNTKSGPSSHTSRILPNIPIKDKENISKTKIIGNVDHRKNRTYKPINYSPFATFSSKLDNSLTNLNQNNDIDSVEPSTVPNKKRPPCLKKVKSKSQCRMYQPGTNSGLLNFITTYLLFMTQILMLQMHF; encoded by the coding sequence GCGCTAAGCTGCTGTTACTCGTTACCTGCTGCATCATCTACAAATTGAAAGTGCAGTGTTGTCCAGAAGTCTGTCTGTGCTATAATGAACCTAAAATCACATTTAGCTGTCAGCAGCAAAGACTGACTGTAATCCCACCTTACATTCCTGTACAGACTCAGCGCATCTTTCTGCATAATAACAAAATAACTTTAGTAAGGGCCACTAGCTTCACCTCCTGCCAAAACCTCACTATCCTATGGATCCATTCAAACAACATAAGTCATATTGAATCTGGAGCCTTCTATGGATTAACCAAATTGGAAGAACTAGATATGAGTGACAATTATAACCTCAAAACTATTACAGCACTCACATTTCGAGGTCTTGTTCATCTACATACTTTACATCTCAATCGTTGTGGCCTGCAAGATTTGCCCCCTGGCATCTTCCAAGGCCTTTATTCTTTGCAGTACCTCTACCTTCATGACAACAACCTACATTTCTTGCATGATGATACCTTTGTAGACCTGGGGAACCTCACCTACTTGTTTCTTCATGGAAACAAATTGAATAGCTTATCTGAAAATGTATTTAGCGGTCTAATTAATTTAGATAGACTACTGGTGCATCAAAACAGATTGGATATGATCCATCATAGGACTTTTCATGACCTAAAGAAAGTGACAACCCTTTATTTGTTTAGTAACACTTTGACAGTGCTTAAAGGAGAAGTTTTATCACCTCTTCTATCTCTGCAGTACTTACGTCTAAATGCAAACCAGTGGATTTGTGATTGCAGGGCCAAATCCCTCTGGAGTTGGTTGAAATCATTTAAAGGCTCATCATCAGAGTTAGAATGCTACCTTCCACCAAACTTAGCTGGGAAAGACCTAAAAAAACTAGGAATCAACGATCTTGATGGATGTGCCAACATTTCTTTCCATTCATTCAAAATAAGTCCATTCAGTGCCAAGACATCTTTAAATATTGAAGAGATCTCAGATAATTGTTGTCAGCCTGCCACCGATAAGTCAATAGTAGCTGGCACAAACACGAAATCTGGCCCATCTTCTCACACCAGTAGAATCTTGCCAAATATTCCGATCAAGGATAAAGAAAATATATCGAAGACAAAAATTATTGGAAATGTTGACCACAGGAAAAACAGAACATATAAGCCAATAAATTATTCCCCATTCGCCACTTTCTCAAGCAAATTAGATAATTCCCTGACTAATTTGAATCAAAACAATGATATTGATTCAGtcgaaccttccacagtcccaaatAAAAAGAGGCCTCCCTGTTTGAAGAAAGTGAAGTCAAAATCTCAATGTCGAATGTATCAACCAGGAACTAACTCTGGGCTTCTGAATTTCATCACCACATATCTCCTCTTTATGACTCAGATCTTAATGCTACAGATGCACTTTTAA